Below is a window of Dehalococcoidales bacterium DNA.
CCGTCTCTCCTCACCGCATAACTGATGCTATTTTAATCGACCAGACTTGAGCCGTCAAAGTCCCGCCGCCGACTCAGGACATAAGTCTCGACCACCGAGAGTAAGCTCCGGCCCGACAACTTAAGCGCCATCATTATATCACAATATCACACCGTCACCTGGACTATGCCGGAGGCACTAACACCGTGGTGGCAGCGAATTAGTGGATTACTTCCCTCTCTTTTAACTATAATTAGCCATGGGGAAGAAACGTTTTGACCAAACTCGATAGCATACTGCACCAGGTAAGCCGCCCGGCCCGCTACAGCGGGGGCGAGTGGAACAGTATCATCAAGGAATGGGATAAGACCGTCATCAGGGTCGCCCTCTCCTACCCGGACCTGTACGAAATAGGCATGTCTGCCCTAGCGCTGCCCATCCTCTACGAGCTTATCAACAGCCGGGCCGACGTCCTTGCGGAAAGAGTCTATGCTCCGTGGCCGGATATGGAGGCGGCAATGCGCAAGCAGGGCATCCCCCTCTTCAGCCTCGAGTCCAAGCGCCCGCTCAGAGATTTCGATATTATCGGCTTTTCCTTAGGCTACGAGCTGACCTATACCAATGTGCTGAATATGCTGCACCTAGCCGGAATACCGGTACTCGCCGCGGAGAGAGACAGCAGCTACCCGTTAGTAATCGCCGGCGGCTGCTGCGCCCTCAATCCGGAGCCGATGTCAGACTTCATTGATCTATTCGTAATCGGGGAAGGAGAAGAGGTGGTCCCGGAGATGCTTGACAGCCTGCGGGAGGGAAAATTGAACGGGGCCAGCAAAGAAAGCTTGCTGCGCCGGCTGGCCGCCATACCCGGCATCTATGTACCCGGGCTGTACCAGGTACAATACGATGTCAGCGGGCTGTTTAAAGAGATCTCCCCTACTACCGCCGAGGCCAGCCCCCGCGTCGAACGGCGGATAGTAGGCAAGCTTCCCCCGCCACCTACCCACCCGGTGGTCCCCTACCTTGAGGCGATCCATGACCGCGGCGCAATAGAGATACAGCGGGGCTGCAGCCGCGGCTGCCGCTTCTGCCAGGCAGGGATTTTCTACCGCCCGGTACGCGAACGCTCTCAGCAAGAGGTGATATGGGCACTGGGAGAGCTTATTTCTAATTGCGGATATAGCGAGGTCTCCTTGGTCTCGCTAAGCTCGAGTGACTACCCGCACATTGACGAGCTGGTAGAAAGACTCTTCCGCCGCTATCAGGCGGACAATCTTGTCCTGTCGCTACCCAGCCTGCGTATTGACAACTTCTCGGTAAGACTGCTCGACTCCCTGGCTGCCCATAAGAAGACGGGGCTCACCTTTGCTCCTGAAGCAGGCAGCGAGAGACTGCGCCAGACCATCAACAAGAATACCAGTGATGATACCATCCTGGAAACGGCCGCCGAAGCCTTTGCCCGCGGCTGGAGCGGCCTCAAGCTCTACTTTATGCTCGGCCTGCCCACCGAAACCACCACTGACATCGAAGCAATAATTAAGCTGGTGGAACGCATCAGCATTTTGGGTAGAACGGTAAAGGGGAGAAGACCCCAGATCAGAATCAGTCTGTCTACCTTCGTCCCCAAGCCCCACACGCCCTTCCAGTGGGTCGCCCAGGAAAGCGAACAGCAGCTATGCACCAAGCACGAATTGCTCAAACAGGGCCTGCGCCGTAAGGATGTCCACCTCTCATGGCAGGAACCTAAGGTCAGCTTGCTCGAGGCAGCACTTTCCCGGGGGGACCGCCGTCTGGGTAGTGTTATCTACCGCGCCTGGCAGAAGGGCTCGGTTTTTGACGGCTGGGGAGAACACTTCAAGTACCAGAACTGGCTTAGCGCCTTTGCCGAAGCCGGGCTTGAGCCTGCTTTCTATGCCCAACGGCAGCGCCCCCTGAATGAGCCCCTGCCCTGGTCACACATTGATGTCGGTGTCAGGGAAGCCTTCCTCAAGCAGGAATATCACTACGCCCTGGAAAGCAGGTTAACCACTGACTGCCGTTACCAGGAGTGTAATGCCTGTGGGCTGGAGCGCCGGCAAGACTCATGCCAGCAGAAGTACCGCAACGTCAGTCAAAAGAGGCGATAGCCGCCACGGTATCGTCTT
It encodes the following:
- a CDS encoding TIGR03960 family B12-binding radical SAM protein; the protein is MTKLDSILHQVSRPARYSGGEWNSIIKEWDKTVIRVALSYPDLYEIGMSALALPILYELINSRADVLAERVYAPWPDMEAAMRKQGIPLFSLESKRPLRDFDIIGFSLGYELTYTNVLNMLHLAGIPVLAAERDSSYPLVIAGGCCALNPEPMSDFIDLFVIGEGEEVVPEMLDSLREGKLNGASKESLLRRLAAIPGIYVPGLYQVQYDVSGLFKEISPTTAEASPRVERRIVGKLPPPPTHPVVPYLEAIHDRGAIEIQRGCSRGCRFCQAGIFYRPVRERSQQEVIWALGELISNCGYSEVSLVSLSSSDYPHIDELVERLFRRYQADNLVLSLPSLRIDNFSVRLLDSLAAHKKTGLTFAPEAGSERLRQTINKNTSDDTILETAAEAFARGWSGLKLYFMLGLPTETTTDIEAIIKLVERISILGRTVKGRRPQIRISLSTFVPKPHTPFQWVAQESEQQLCTKHELLKQGLRRKDVHLSWQEPKVSLLEAALSRGDRRLGSVIYRAWQKGSVFDGWGEHFKYQNWLSAFAEAGLEPAFYAQRQRPLNEPLPWSHIDVGVREAFLKQEYHYALESRLTTDCRYQECNACGLERRQDSCQQKYRNVSQKRR